Below is a genomic region from Ciona intestinalis chromosome 14, KH, whole genome shotgun sequence.
aggttttaaatgaaatctaACGACATACGAGTGTGTTTTAGATAATTTTCGTGATAAGTTacaattagaaaaaaacaaattttactttaattgtttttttaatttaagaaaacataaaatctaCCAAGGCTCCTTGGCTTCTTAATTGATCAGACACAGGCATCACGCTGTCATAGGATCTCCCATCGGTTATGGTAATAATAACATCACGAACTAAGCGGTTGCCATTTCTGTATCTTAAAACATGATCCTGGGCATATTGAAGTGCTCTGCCTATCCAAGTGCCTGGAGAGAAATATTTTCCTtgttaactgtattttataatcaagattctattatatataggtAAGAGTCACAAAGCGAACCATGCTATGGTaccagatttggctcattaccccaacattgtattctatatgggtaaggtcctaccaGTAATGGCCCGGGACTCAAAATTGGTCGATTATCACAACATAATAAAGATTAAAACATTGCATTGTAGAAAAATGTTCGGcaagtttaattatttaccCGATCCATTGTAGGGAATATTTTCAACCGCTGTTATCAAACCACTCTTATCATTTATAAATCGGTTAAATAGAATTTGTGAGCGTCTATCCACTCCCCTGTTGTATCTGAACACTGCAACCCTTGTGCCATCAGCAGAAACATCAAAGGCGCTGAAAATTAAGTTTGAAGTATTTTGCATAAGcgatacatttattaaaatcctTTTGAGACATTAGAGAAACCTAAACAGCCATAGCAAGTGCCAGTGTTCGAGTATTTTTGTTGAGCACAGTAAAGTTGAATGAATAGCCTATCTGgtttaatttaactaaaaattagGTTGTTTCCAAGAACCTAAGTATAGTAAAATTCTTTTATATAACTGCggtataatattataataattaagtaaaacctaatgcaaaaaaaatgacatttaagTCTCTATTTGAACATGACAAAACTCAAGAGTAGCATAAACACGTAAGAACGTGGATAGGTAGGTGCAGCAACCTCGctcattttcttccaattaaatgtaaacatgtttttaactgtaagcatgttttaactgttgttttatctctatatcttgtctttttgtttaatatttttctaaattttcgctaccgcaaatgaaaagacaaataaatggtattattattattatatacaaaataccTTATCATATCTGTCACGAATGACTTCATTAAAACCCAGTTTTGTAATCCAATAGAAGTTGAAGAATCCATTATAAAGATGATATCAAACACAGAGTGCATGAGACATTGTcctgcaataaaacaacataaaatgtaccaacaaacaaattaatgtTCTAGGAAGAAAATGATGGTTctgtgtgttttaatgtaattgcagcaaaaaataaatgctttgGTCGGAGAGATCTGAATACGacaccccccaaaaaaacaccacaacgttttatatttactaagTAACCTGTGTACGTGAGGTATGTGATGCTGACACAAGGACAAGCATGTTGTGACTTTAGAAAAAATGACACCctgtaatttgtaaaactttaaacttacGTCCACAGCAAGGTGTTGGTATATCCCAAGTTCCATTTGGTAGACAAGTCAGTTGTCTATTTCCGGGTGGGTAGACAAAATATCCATCTGGTCTATCACACTCCAATGTGCAAACTGAATTCGCATTGCTGCCATCAGAGCAAGTAAACTCTCCATTTGGAACACCGCCCAAAGCAAAACATGGTTCATCTAACATTAATTGAATTCAGTTagaattcaaaaaatatggtaaattTAACGTACATACCTTGGAAAATTATTTCTGTATCTGTGGAAGTAAAACAGAAGACATAAATATACTAAAATGCTAATGctttaaattgtaaatcaTTAAAAGATGGTGAACTGCTAATCCAATTATGGACTATTTATTGGTTTATGAAAAACTTACTTCTACAGAATGGTTCTGTATCACTCCATTGGCCGTTAGCATCACCATTAGAATCATCATTACAAGTTAAAACTTCTGCTCCAACTAATTCAAATCCTGACTCACAATAAAATGTGCACTCGCTGTTAACTATATTGGATTCTGTGCAATTAACACCTCCATTTGCCAAAGTATTAAAAGGAGGTTGACAAGTAATCActgcagaaaaaaacaatataaatataatatgaagtaatgcattttttattataaaacaatagagTGAAAgattatataaaattacaaaaaaaaaatcgtatATTTGTGAGAGATACATACATTGACAAACTGGAGCAGGGTTATCGAACTGGTAATTTCCATCCCCCATGTCTCTGCAAGTTGTAACTGAAGGTCCAATTACAGCAAAATCTGGCCCACAAGTGTATGTGCATTGGGATCCAATGTTATTTCCACGACTGCAATTTATTGCTCCATTTGCAGGTGGTGGTGGTGGAGGACTGCATTGTCTTCCTGTGAAAgataaaacattgtaaatggAATACTACATCTACAAATCATCAACATAACAACATTGtgaagtttaactttaaaaaactttttctgtCAACCACAAACTAAAAAGCAGTTTAAACCCCATATTTTCTTATTACtagaaaacaatttaaaacttacttgtgCAAGTTGGTGCATCAGAACTCCATTGTCCGTAAGGATCACTATCAGAATCATCATTACAAGTTAAAACTGCTTCTCCAACTAATTCAAATCCTCTGTGACAAGTGAATGTGCACTGGCTGTGAATCACATTGGAATTCGTGCAAGTGACATTTTCGTTGCTCGGTGTTACAATATCATAAGGTGGCTGACAGGTCTTTACTGTGGGTTGTAAAACAGATTATAAAATACTTACTTTGGTATCatacattaataaattaaaaccagcTGCAAATAACCCTAATAACATTCACAAATGCCTATGTTGTGCAATACTTACTTTGACAAACTGGAGCAGGGTTATCAAACCGATAGTTTCCATTGCCCATGTCTGTGCATGTTGAGACTGAATCTCCAACTACAGCATAATCTGGATTACATGTATACGTGCATTGGGAACCAAGGTTAATTCCATCACTGCATTGCATTTGTCCATTGTCAGGTGATGGTGGTGGGGGACCACACTGTTTTCCTATGAGATATAGATATTCAAGATTAgatattgttaataatttcTTAAATAAGCATAATGCGAANNNNNNNNNNNNNNNNNNNNNNNNNNNNNNNNNNNNNNNNNNNNNNNNNNNNNNNNNNNNNNNNNNNNNNNNNNNNNNNNNNNNNNNNNNNNNNNNNNNNNNNNNNNNNNNNNNNNNNNNNNNNNNNNNNNNNNNNNNNNNNNNNNNNNNNNNNNNNNNNNNNNNNNNNNNNNNNNNNNNNNNNNNNNNNNNNNNNNNNNNNNNNNNNNNNNNNNNNNNNNNNNNNNNNNNNNNNNNNNNNNNNNNNNNNNNNNNNNNNNNNNNNNNNNNNNNNNNNNNNNNNNNNNNNNNNNNNNNNNNNNNNNNNNNNNNNNNNNNNNNNNNNNNNNNNNNNNNNNNNNNNNNNNNNNNNNNNNNNNNNNNNNNNNNNNNNNNNNNNNNNNNNNNNNCGTTTGTGCAATCAACATTTCCGTTTTCCAATGTTTCGTAAGTTGGTTGACAGGTCTTTACTGCAGGAGGATAAACTTGTTACAAATGTTAACTTTTTAGAGCAATTCAAGTTTTATATACGATCAATGGGAATGGAAGATATTAATACGGAAATGACAAAAACTATTGTTGTATTCGCTTAACAATATATTGTACAATACATACATTGACAAACTGGAGCAGGGTTATCAAACCGGTAATCTCCATCGCCCATGTTTCGGCAAGTGGTTACTGGCGGTCCGACTACAGCAAAATCTGGGTCACAGGTGTATCTGCATTGGGATCCAATGTTAGTTCCATCACTGCAATTTATTGCTCCATTTGCAGGTGCTGGTTGTGGATCACTGCACTGTATTCCTGTggaaattaaaagttaaaaacctaAGAACAACTGCTGAATTAAAGTCATACAAAATgagcttttaaatatttaacactaAAGTTTTTAAGATAAACCGGCAATAGATAAATCTTACTTCTGCAAAATGGTGCATCAGAACTCCATTGTCCGTTAAGATCATCATCAGAATCATCCTCACAAGTCAAAATTGCTTCTCCTACTAACTCATATTCTGGGCTGCAAGTGAATGAACAGCGACTGTTGATTGCATTGTTATTTGTGCAACTGACTTGTCCATTTTGTAATGAATCGTAAGGTGGTTGACAAGTCTTTACTGTTTGAATacgataaaataaatgttaaagaaaataccatattaacaatatattctAAAAGGGAAAGATTGTGTAATACATACATTGACAAACTGGAGCAGGGTTATCGAACCGATATTCTCCATTGCCAATTTCATCAAGTGTTATTTGAGGTGtacaaaatgtgttttaagtgTTGTGCAACCAAATTATGTaggaaaattataaataaaggtCATTGGAATAAAAAGAAATGCACAAACTTAATGCTTTACATTATAGTAAATTGAGGTAATGGAAGAGTGTTGTGCAAAATAATCAAGGCAGGCAACCAATAAACTGTCACTCATATTTTTGAAAGTACCGGCTTTACAATGTTAAGCTCTAAGTAATTTCTACTTTCCTACTTACGTTCACAAGTTGGTGGTGGATTATCAAAAGAAAGTGACCGATCTTGTGTTTCTGAACAATCTGCAGATTGTGCTCCAACCAATGAATATCCTGGATTGCAACCAAACTCACAACGTGCTCCCAAGAATTGGCCGCCACTACAGACCTTGAAACCATTCATTGGATCAGGGGGTAACGTACATTGCAATCCTGTAAAGTAAATACACATTGAGAAACAATACTAAGATTTACATGCTTGTATTGGCAAAATTCCAAGTTTtgttcataatattttaacaaaaacctacattttattgataaataaaacatgttgaTCCATAAACTTACTTCTACAGAATGGTTCTGTATCACTCCATTGGCCGTTAGCATCACCATTAGAATCATCATTACAAGTTAAAACTTCTGCTCCAACTAATTCAAATCCTGACTCACAATAAAATGTGCACTCGCTGTTAACTATATTGGATTCTGTGCAATTAACACCTCCATTTGCCAAGGTATTAAAAGGAGGTTGACAAGTAATCActgcagaaaaaaacaatataaatataatatgaagtaatgcattttttattataaaacaatagagTGAAAGATTATAtacaattacaaaaaaaatgtatattagtGAAAGATACATACATTGACAAACTGGAGCAGGGTTATCGAACCGGTAATCTCCATTGCCCATGTCTCTGCATGTGGTTACTGAAGGTCCAATTACAGCAAAATCTGGCCCACAAGTGTATGTGCATTGGGATCCAATGTTATTTCCACGACTACAATTTATTGCTCCATTTGCAGGTGGTGGTTGCGGGGGACTGCATTGTGCTCCTGTGAAGgataaaacattgtaaatgtaTCATTACACCTACACTGATGCAAAAACCAGCACCATAGCACAGTGGTTACCATCACAGGAGGATAAGGGGGTGATACATTTAGTCATTGGGGAGTgtgaatgtttaaaaatgtttctatCAACCATGAATAATAAAGATAGTTCtatagatatttttaaattaccggacaagaaaatgaaacttACTCGTGCAAGTTGGTGCATCAGAACTCCATTGTCCGTAAGGATCACCATCAGAATCATCATTACAAGTTAAAACTGCTTCTCCAACTAATTCAAATCCTCTGCGACAAGTGAATGTGCACTGGCTGTGAATCACATTGGAATTCGTGCAAGTGACATTTCCGTTGCTCGGTGTTACAATATCATAAGGTGGCTGACAGGTCTTTACTGTGGGTTGTAAAACCAGATTATAAAATACTTACTTTGGTATGATACATTAATAAATTGAAACCAGCTGCAAATAACCCTAATAACATTCACAAATGCCTATGTTGTGCAATACTTACTTTGACAAACTGGAGCAGGGTTATCAAACCGATAGGTTCCATTGCCCATGTCTGTGCATGTTGAGACTGAATCTCCAACTACAGCATAATCTGGATTACACGTATATGTGCATTGGGAACCAAGGTTAATTCCATCACTGCATTGCATTTGTCCATTGTCAGGTGATGGTGGTGGGGGACCACACTGTTTTCCTATGAGATATAGATATTCAAGATTAgatattgttaataatttcttaaatatttagatattgttaataatttcTTAAAATTCAAGATTAgatattgttaataatttcTTAAATAAGCATAATGCGAACAAGAATCAGGCACTACATGCACACATCTCTAATGAcatagaaaataaagaatttttaataaataaaaacatacttcTACAAGATGGTCCATCAGAACTCCATTGTCCATTAGGATCACCATCAGAATCATCATTACAAGTTAAAACTGCTTCTCCAATTAGGTCATAATCTGGGCCACAGCTGAATGTGCACTGGCTGTGAATTATATTGGCGTTTGTGCAATCAACTTCTCCGTTTTCCAATGTTTCGTAAGTTGGTTGACAGGTCTTTACTGCAGAAGATAAATTCGATAATTTAAAGCAATTCAAAGGCAATATGAGAAGCACCAAAATAAGTATACGTACATTCACAAACTGGAGCAGGGTTATCAAACCGATAGCCATCACCCATATTTCTGCATGTGGTTACTGGCGGTCCCACTACAGCATAATCCGAGCTACAAGTGTATGTGCATTTAGATCCAATGTTAGTTCCATCAGTGCAATTTATTGCTCCATTTGCAGGTGGTGGTTGTGGGTCATCACATTGGATTACTGCAGAAgttaagaaatatatttaactttaatataggaataaataattaacaaagcaAGAATGAAACATTGTGTAGATGTAGCAGATTAAAATGATAATACGCTTTGATTTTACATGTTTAGTGTCACAAACACTTGCAaccaaaacgtttttaagctgCATTCTTATTCAAAACTCTTGCCACACCCCAAAAATGGAAACGTGACAAGCATGTTGCACACAGGAGTAAACAAGCATTACAcacaataataattattatcgTATACGACGGTTCATCTCCCTCGAGTGAACTCAAGTAGGCAAACGGAACACAGCAGAGCGTTACATTCAAACATTAAAGAGTAAtacactttatttaaaaacctacTTCTGCAGAATGGTGCATCAGAACTCCATTGGCCATTAGGATCACCATCGGAATCATCCTCACAAGTTAATATTGCTTCTCCTACTAACTCATATCCTTGGTTACAGGTAAATGAACAGCGGCTGGTAATTTCATTAGAACGTGTGCAACTGACTTCTCCACTTTGTATTGAAATGTAGGGTGGTTGACATGTAATCACTGTAACAGAtggtaaaaatgtattatataaaattgtatactaaacataaaaatattcatcaCAACATTTTGTTCTTTACTTACTTTGACAAACTGGAGCAGGGTTATCGAACCGATATTCTCCATTGCCCATGTCTCTGCATGTTGTAACTGAATCACCAACTACAGCATAATCTGAGCTGCAAGTGTATGTGCATTGGGATCCAATGTTGTTTCCGTGACTGCATTCCATTTGTCCATTTACAGGTGCTGGTGGTGGGTCACTACATTGTATTCCTGTGGAAGTTGCGAATTACATCACTGTAAACATATGACTTTTTCGGTGTAACTATCAGGCGCACTTTTGCATGTGGGTGGAACAGAATTCCAAGTTCCACTGTCATCTCCATTTTCATCGTCAATACAAACTAAACTACTATTCCCTATGAGTTCGAAACCGGACAAACATTCAAATGTACAAACACTTGATACCAAGGAAGGATTAGTGCAAATGACAATCCCATTGTCAATGCTAGTGAAAGTTGAAGGCTCACAGATAATAGGAATAACTGACAAAAGAAAATACGTAAAAGCATAGTTTGATAAAGAAgaagtattattaaactatgataaaagtaataaatgtatgtactgtatttaaaaaatgaatttaaaaggTTTGTGGAATATCGTAGATAATAAATGGTACAgtgttgtaaacaaatatacataGACACGACGtacctgtttaaatatttcttgcaAAAAGTGTGCAAACGCAATaacgtaaaaaaataacaaatataaaaaattaaaatgtgtaaacTTACGTTCGCACACGGGTTCAGGATGAGTAAATGCTGGGTCGCCATTTGGTTGAGAAACACATCGGGAGATTGGTGAACCAGTCAACAGATATTCGTCGTCGCAAGTAAACGTGCAAGTTGAACCAACTGCATTGCCGTCAGTACAATTCATTTGACCATTACGAGGCGTAGATAACGGCGGTTCACATGTGCTCACTAAAAGAagatatagatatattatCAAAACCTAACGTAACATAAAGTTCATGAAGGCTGTACTAAGAAACGAACAAAGTTCCCGccgatattttaaattcaaattcatAATTGCCACTGTTAAGTCATGCCATTGTTACGCCATGTGCAATGATGCATTATTAGGTTATTTGTGCAAAAAAACTAGGGAGCGTCATCAGTCAATTTTAACAGCTGCACGAAAGCATTTATTCAAGTGGTTCTATACTTAAAGTACAACCATGTCTATGCCGATTTTGCATAAGTCATTTGGTAAATCATATTATAAAACGCCAATTTGCTGTGTCACGTCTGGATAAGTGTTATTAACGATCAAAACTTACCCTCGCATGTCGGTGGCTCAGCGCTCCACTCTCCCGAGCCTGACACCTCGTTGCAAGAAATTCTTGGCTCTCCTTGTACTTGATACCCGCTGTCGCAAGTGTAGACGCAGACGCTTCCGGCCGAGTTGCGATCAGTGCAGCTCACTGCACCGTTGGCAGGCTGCAAAACCCTTGGCTCGCACGTAATTGCTAATTAAAAGATGAGGTTTAGTCGTCATTAAGCCACGATACTGTACAACGTGCAACGTATTTCTCGGTAGATTAAGAAATCGTGATAACAAATACCTATTTATTGTTATCAATAATAAAATCTTGACACCAATCGTGTGGCAAGACTTCATGATTATTGCTAAACTGGAATTCCCAGGATCAGCTACGTTTTTTTCGGCTTTAAAGGtcattattttacacaaaacgttttttttgcatttttagaCTTATCACATTATGATCACTTTGCTTGCCAAGTTCATGCTTTTGTTAAATCCTcgctttgtttaaaacacgacatTTCTTTACTTACGACAGTCCACTTGTCTGTAGTATTCTGTGGTGAAATTTCCACACGCTTGCATCATTAACATGTTGGCAAATGATCTTGAAAGTGAAGCGAAGCCAGCAGTAAGAATAAACATTCTATCTCGCGAACCCGAGATTTCTAAAAGCTGGGACTCTCTCAATGCTCCCAAACGTGATTGGATTCCGACGACATAGGTCTTGTAGAGAATAAAGCTTATAGTTGGCCTATActcatataaaacatataatacagCCTATAATGTATCTTCAGTTAAACTTGTCGAAGTAACAAGGAacccaaataaaaacaacgaaaTAACGACAGACTACATGACAGCACACcggaaataaaacatacacacTGCTAAATCAGTAGCCAATgcatatacagtatatatctTTGTTGGGATATCGGGTCAGTTAtgattaaacatatatatatagaatcgAGAATAATACCCATATGGAATCGAGAATAGAACATTTGTTACCTCCACACCCTTTGCTCGCAGCATGCGCGAAGGAGCCAAGACATTGTCGTGAGCCCGACCGTCAGTCAAAGTTATCAGAACATCTCGTACACCTGGTCTATCTCCATTTGCCCCGGTAAGGATAACGTCATTGACGTAGCGTAATGCATTACCAGTAAGTGTTCCTAAACATAAGGTGTAACTTAGTACTGTCGACCATCGTTTAGCGCCATTGATTacatattcaatatatatgcATGGTATTTCATACTTGATTTACAGTGCACCTATATagctattttaaaactatgtacGAAACTATAGAACTTTGCCTGCAAACAACCTAACCGTCTAATCTAAACGAATACAAAATGCATTAATGTATAACCAAGGTAATATACCGCCTCCGTTGTATGGAATCCTGTCGTATGCTGCTAAGAAACCACTTTGATCTGTCAAGTATTCGTTCAACAGTATCTGAGTTGATGTATCTACCACTCGGTTATAACGCAGCACAGATATTTGTGTGGAAGTGGCTGACCGCTGGAAGGAGCTATGGAGCAACGAGTAcgtgaattaaaaataacgcAAATCATGACAACTGTAAAAACTACCGTATTCGGTATATGGTTGCCACTCGTCGCCTTTAAtaaccatttttaaaaagatagtttaagcatattttttatttatcgaTGACGGGGCTATGCTACACATTCGATATTACAATGCAGGAATATCAATTTCGACGCTTTATGCTGCTCCATAGTTTGCCTATATGTGTATATTTCTGCAACCACTAATAGGTTGGCCATATTAAACTTCATATAAGATATTATTTGTAAATCTGTTTAAACTAGCAGCctaagatttataaatatttagttgTTATACAGTTAATGCATTGAGCATATAGTATACACAGTCAagacatttatttaacaactaTCCAACAAAGTCTAAGTTTGCGTGAATGACGCACCAACCAGTCAAAGCCGCCAGCTGTAACCTCAAGCAACAGGAAATCattaactttcaaaaattattaatatatcaCAGGCAAATATGCTAAATGATATATGATGACACACTCAACGTGTCAGACTAATTATCCGAACTTGATATACGCTCGCGTGACAACGATTTTGCTTGGTGTGGCAACACCCAATCATTATCAATGGGCACAAACTCAAGAAAATTCCCGAAGCTCACGAAACGCTAATGATCACGAACTAATTTTGAATACAAGGTCACGTGTACTTGCTTTatgcaaatttatttataagaaTATTGCTTCTTCCCCTTTCCACGACCCACGCAATACAACGTAGTAGGATgtgagaagatgggacaacttttattctattttctcgtcccatttcgtagtaaacgaagaacattaaATGGTTAttaaaccgtaccctcacgaatttcatagaccgttgttaattgtttaaagcacgatcagaatattcggatattatgtgctaaaggtgtcccaccttcccccaccccacaaTATTATAGGTTTAGGGAAaatagtttgtgttttattgctgttttatcgttccatttggtagaaaacaacgAGTATTTACAGAAGTAAATAACCACGCATACTTACGAATCCCAAAGAAGGCTAGTAATTGGTAAAATCACGGTTAGAAAATTTGATAATTTACGTGCctatagtatatatagtaccatgggaaaagacgggacacttctatcacataatatcccaacaactgatcttgttttaaacaattaacaacgatctatttCAGTCATgagaatacttttttttaaaattctttgtaaAGTATACGAAACGAGAcgataaattaaaatgaaaagtgtgtcatctttccccattctactacACATCTTAACAGacagtaaatatttatcaccaaacaaaatattcaaatatactaACTTGATAATGGTTCTAACAAAATTTTTCATAATGTTCCAATTTTCGCTTCCAACGGACGACGAAG
It encodes:
- the LOC100176005 gene encoding uncharacterized protein LOC100176005 isoform X7; this encodes MKYAIILCVIAASFAAVQGDQCINVGTLSNGEVGCTDGNSVGTSCSFTCNTLGGYSLTSGNATSSVCLEDRNWDMEKPCCARTCPPIALLDMVILIDSSSSVGSENWNIMKNFVRTIINSFQRSATSTQISVLRYNRVVDTSTQILLNEYLTDQSGFLAAYDRIPYNGGGTLTGNALRYVNDVILTGANGDRPGVRDVLITLTDGRAHDNVLAPSRMLRAKGVETYVVGIQSRLGALRESQLLEISGSRDRMFILTAGFASLSRSFANMLMMQACGNFTTEYYRQVDCPITCEPRVLQPANGAVSCTDRNSAGSVCVYTCDSGYQVQGEPRISCNEVSGSGEWSAEPPTCEVSTCEPPLSTPRNGQMNCTDGNAVGSTCTFTCDDEYLLTGSPISRCVSQPNGDPAFTHPEPVCERIQCSDPPPAPVNGQMECSHGNNIGSQCTYTCSSDYAVVGDSVTTCRDMGNGEYRFDNPAPVCQMITCQPPYISIQSGEVSCTRSNEITSRCSFTCNQGYELVGEAILTCEDDSDGDPNGQWSSDAPFCRIIQCDDPQPPPANGAINCTDGTNIGSKCTYTCSSDYAVVGPPVTTCRNMGDGYRFDNPAPVCELKTCQPTYETLENGEVDCTNANIIHSQCTFSCGPDYDLIGEAVLTCNDDSDGDPNGQWSSDGPSCRRKQCGPPPPSPDNGQMQCSDGINLGSQCTYTCNPDYAVVGDSVSTCTDMGNGTYRFDNPAPVCQIKTCQPPYDIVTPSNGNVTCTNSNVIHSQCTFTCRRGFELVGEAVLTCNDDSDGDPYGQWSSDAPTCTRAQCSPPQPPPANGAINCSRGNNIGSQCTYTCGPDFAVIGPSVTTCRDMGNGDYRFDNPAPVCQLKTCQPTYETLENGNVDCTNANVIHSQCTFTCHRGFELVGEAVLTCNDDSDSDPYGQWSSDAPTCTRRQCSPPPPPPANGAINCSRGNNIGSQCTYTCGPDFAVIGPSVTTCRDMGDGNYQFDNPAPVCQLITCQPPFNTLANGGVNCTESNIVNSECTFYCESGFELVGAEVLTCNDDSNGDANGQWSDTEPFCRNTEIIFQDEPCFALGGVPNGEFTCSDGSNANSVCTLECDRPDGYFVYPPGNRQLTCLPNGTWDIPTPCCGRQCLMHSVFDIIFIMDSSTSIGLQNWVLMKSFVTDMISAFDVSADGTRVAVFRYNRGVDRRSQILFNRFINDKSGLITAVENIPYNGSGTWIGRALQYAQDHVLRYRNGNRLVRDVIITITDGRSYDSVMPVSDQLRSQGALTYALGITPGNGLGPSYSLLLEIAGSMDRVVFSTPALLGISDIFKQKLTNDLCGHPCASQCPRLLPPTNGLISCTNSNVEDSVCSFTCRPGFVLSGEPQTRCVDGPNSSNDGVWTSPAPMCLAQCRNYGVIDLVVVLDSSRSIGLKSWTDMKAFVRSLIGSFVIGPNAMRVSAFRYNRRVDTDTQILLNSYSDNSFFAAYDAIPYNGAGTRTALALQHVRDVILTRANGEWPAARNVVLTVTDGRSVSSIVPISEQLRANGVLTYALGVPPIIGNGMNTVNLLALAGSPSRRFLANNGNYGGLYEQFVNSLVQETCSPPLLPIE
- the LOC100176005 gene encoding sushi, von Willebrand factor type A, EGF and pentraxin domain-containing protein 1 isoform X5; its protein translation is MKYAIILCVIAASFAAVQGDQCINVGTLSNGEVGCTDGNSVGTSCSFTCNTLGGYSLTSGNATSSVCLEDRNWDMEKPCCARTCPPIALLDMVILIDSSSSVGSENWNIMKNFVRTIINSFQRSATSTQISVLRYNRVVDTSTQILLNEYLTDQSGFLAAYDRIPYNGGGTLTGNALRYVNDVILTGANGDRPGVRDVLITLTDGRAHDNVLAPSRMLRAKGVETYVVGIQSRLGALRESQLLEISGSRDRMFILTAGFASLSRSFANMLMMQACGNFTTEYYRQVDCPITCEPRVLQPANGAVSCTDRNSAGSVCVYTCDSGYQVQGEPRISCNEVSGSGEWSAEPPTCEVSTCEPPLSTPRNGQMNCTDGNAVGSTCTFTCDDEYLLTGSPISRCVSQPNGDPAFTHPEPVCERIQCSDPPPAPVNGQMECSHGNNIGSQCTYTCSSDYAVVGDSVTTCRDMGNGEYRFDNPAPVCQIKTCQPPYDIVTPSNGNVTCTNSNVIHSQCTFTCRRGFELVGEAVLTCNDDSDGDPYGQWSSDAPTCTRAQCSPPQPPPANGAINCSRGNNIGSQCTYTCGPDFAVIGPSVTTCRDMGNGDYRFDNPAPVCQLITCQPPFNTLANGGVNCTESNIVNSECTFYCESGFELVGAEVLTCNDDSNGDANGQWSDTEPFCRRLQCTLPPDPMNGFKVCSGGQFLGARCEFGCNPGYSLVGAQSADCSETQDRSLSFDNPPPTCELKTCQPPYDSLQNGQVSCTNNNAINSRCSFTCSPEYELVGEAILTCEDDSDDDLNGQWSSDAPFCRRKQCGPPPPSPDNGQMQCSDGINLGSQCTYTCNPDYAVVGDSVSTCTDMGNGNYRFDNPAPVCQIKTCQPPYDIVTPSNENVTCTNSNVIHSQCTFTCHRGFELVGEAVLTCNDDSDSDPYGQWSSDAPTCTRRQCSPPPPPPANGAINCSRGNNIGSQCTYTCGPDFAVIGPSVTTCRDMGDGNYQFDNPAPVCQLITCQPPFNTLANGGVNCTESNIVNSECTFYCESGFELVGAEVLTCNDDSNGDANGQWSDTEPFCRNTEIIFQDEPCFALGGVPNGEFTCSDGSNANSVCTLECDRPDGYFVYPPGNRQLTCLPNGTWDIPTPCCGRQCLMHSVFDIIFIMDSSTSIGLQNWVLMKSFVTDMISAFDVSADGTRVAVFRYNRGVDRRSQILFNRFINDKSGLITAVENIPYNGSGTWIGRALQYAQDHVLRYRNGNRLVRDVIITITDGRSYDSVMPVSDQLRSQGALTYALGITPGNGLGPSYSLLLEIAGSMDRVVFSTPALLGISDIFKQKLTNDLCGHPCASQCPRLLPPTNGLISCTNSNVEDSVCSFTCRPGFVLSGEPQTRCVDGPNSSNDGVWTSPAPMCLAQCRNYGVIDLVVVLDSSRSIGLKSWTDMKAFVRSLIGSFVIGPNAMRVSAFRYNRRVDTDTQILLNSYSDNSFFAAYDAIPYNGAGTRTALALQHVRDVILTRANGEWPAARNVVLTVTDGRSVSSIVPISEQLRANGVLTYALGVPPIIGNGMNTVNLLALAGSPSRRFLANNGNYGGLYEQFVNSLVQETCSPPLLPIE